From the genome of Eucalyptus grandis isolate ANBG69807.140 chromosome 2, ASM1654582v1, whole genome shotgun sequence, one region includes:
- the LOC104432689 gene encoding tropinone reductase homolog At5g06060 — MFQTLGRHSPPPSLLPCSQPKVSLKPTLFPGQTVLDVSSPHGSRKNRSFRPVTSSLPSADATSRWSLRGMTALVTGGTRGIGNAVVTELVGFGARVHTCSRDGDELERRLREWVDGGYEVTGSVCDVSVRGERERLMGNVSSVFDGKLNILVNNVGTNIRKPAVDFTAEEFSLLMATNFESMFHLCQLAHPLLKASGMGSVVFTSSVSGFVSLKSMSVHGATKGAINQLTKSLACEWAVDNIRSNAVAPWYIKTSMVEQVLSNKEYLEEVYSCTPLRRLGDPKDVSSLVAFLCLPASSYITGQIICVDGGMSVNGFYPRHE; from the exons ATGTTTCAAACACTTGGTCGACACTCTCCTCCGCCTTCGCTCCTTCCCTGTTCCCAACCCAAAGTCTCCCTCAAACCCACTCTCTTTCCCGGCCAAACCGTCCTCGACGTCAGCTCGCCGCATGGCTCCCGTAAAAACCGCTCCTTTCGCCCCGTCACTAGCTCGCTCCCCAGCGCCGACGCCACCAGCAGATGGTCTCTTCGAGGGATGACCGCCCTCGTGACCGGCGGGACCCGCGGTATCGG GAACGCGGTCGTGACGGAGTTGGTGGGCTTTGGGGCGAGAGTGCACACGTGTTCTCGAGACGGGGATGAGCTGGAAAGACGCCTGAGGGAGTGGGTCGACGGCGGCTACGAAGTTACGGGGTCGGTTTGTGACGTGTCTGTcaggggagagagggagagactgATGGGGAACGTCTCTTCCGTGTTTGATGGGAAGCTCAACATTCTT GTAAATAATGTGGGCACCAACATAAGGAAACCAGCTGTGGACTTCACGGCCGAAGAGTTTTCTCTTCTCATGGCTACGAATTTTGAGTCCATGttccatttgtgccaacttgCTCATCCGTTGCTAAAGGCATCGGGGATGGGAAGTGTCGTTTTCACGTCCTCTGTTTCTGGATTCGTTTCTTTGAAATCCATGTCTGTTCATGGGGCGACGAAAG GGGCAATTAATCAACTTACCAAAAGTCTGGCTTGTGAGTGGGCTGTGGACAACATAAGGAGCAATGCTGTTGCACCTTGGTACATCAAAACTTCTATGGTGGAGCAG GTGCTCAGCAATAAGGAGTATCTGGAAGAGGTATACTCTTGTACACCACTCCGTCGCCTGGGAGATCCAAAGGATGTGTCATCTTTGGTGGCATTTCTTTGCTTGCCTGCATCATCATACATTACTGGCCAGATTATTTGCGTGGACGGGGGGATGTCTGTGAACGGATTCTACCCGAGACACGAGTAG
- the LOC120290713 gene encoding probable transcriptional regulator RABBIT EARS produces MDGDHHEPTQEDSEKAISKNAEQQGSSQGRSYECIFCKRGFSNAQALGGHMNIHRKDKAKLKQSSTISSYSASSTVQPLPQMPSLDARFTGSSDTSKVSWPWVHRREGEEESIKKDYYSHVGGVRQLPLFSEIPSSTKDHDQEQNIQTSGRNKPIRNGSSWSSSELDLELRLGLEPQEPKTSTDCFTTIVSDLIGTLCDLEFHIA; encoded by the exons ATGGACGGTGATCATCATGAGCCTACACAAGAAGATTCTGAGAAAGCGATTTCCAAGAACGCAGAACAGCAAGGCTCAAGCCAAGGTAGATCGTATGAGTGCATATTCTGCAAGAGGGGCTTCTCAAATGCTCAGGCCCTTGGAGGTCACATGAACATCCACCGAAAAGACAAAGCCAAGCTCAAGCAATCCTCCACAATTTCATCGTACTCTGCAAGTTCAACTGTCCAGCCACTGCCGCAGATGCCATCGTTGGATGCTAGGTTCACTGGGAGTTCAGATACGAGCAAGGTATCTTGGCCTTGGGTTCATCGGCGTGAAGGCGAAGAGGAGAGTATCAAGAAGGATTATTATTCCCATGTTGGTGGAGTTAGACAATTACCTTTGTTTTCCGAAATACCGTCCTCAACAAAGGATCATGATCAagaacaaaatattcaaacttcaggGAGGAATAAACCAATACGCAACGGTTCCTCGTGGTCTTCTTCAGAACTAGACCTCGAGCTCAGGCTGGGACTGGAACCTCAAGAACCAAAG ACATCTACTGATTGTTTTACCACTATTGTCAGTGATCTCATTGGAACCTTATGCGACCTGGAGTTTCATATAGCGTGA